In Sediminispirochaeta bajacaliforniensis DSM 16054, the DNA window GGCGTCCCTTGAAAATAGCCGGGAAGTCGGTGTTTCCCGTAAGTTCAAATGGCTCCATGGGAGAATCAAGAGGAGCGATCAGGACAAGACGATTTTTTACAAAGGGGCAGACCTCTTCGGTTATCCCGAGATCTTTCGTGAAATCCATCCACTTTTTTGAGGCCGAGATATAGACATCGGCTTCGGCTCCCTGTTCCAGCTGGTGGGCAAGGGTACCACTTGATGCCGGGTTACTTTCTACGGCAATGCCTGTTGCTTCGGCAAAAAGGTCCGCAATGTCGTTTACCAGGTCGGTGGTGCTTGCTGCGTTGAAGACCACAACAGGGGAAGTTTCCGCTGCAGATGGTTTGGCGGATTCCTTTTGACCTCCCGCCGACAGAAGCATGGTTACTCCCACAAGGAGAACCAAGAGAGATAATGCCTTTTTTTTCATACAAAACTCCTTCTTCTCTGTGTCATTATAAAACTGTGCAGATACCGTGCCACAAAACGCACACAGCTTGTGTTATACCATAGAGGTTTTTGAGTGTCTACCATTGTATATTGTTATATATAAAGGTGCTCTCTTTTCTTTGTCGCTTCAGTTTCTTTTGGGTTTGCTTTTCGTTACTATGACAAGTGGTTTCACTGGCGATGGTATTCGACTGTTTTGGGGATAGGGGAGCCGGCAACCGGGACTCATACCAATATTGTAGGTGGGGGCAATTCAAAAGTGTTACGAATATTGGTGGTCTACAACATACAATTCTTTTTTTTATCGTCGATTACAAAGGTGCATGTATAAAAATTAAGTAAAAAGGAAAAAGTAAGGATATTTCCTGCGAAAAGAACAAATTATCACCAGGATTCGGAACACTATGTAAACGATAGATATGGCTGACCGATAAAGGGGCAGAGAGCGTTTCTCAGAGCAGCTCCTGCTGCCTTGTCAAATATGTATGCTCCAATCTTAGAAGCTGGTCTTTGACCTCAAGACCTGCTCCATAGCCGACCAATGAGCCGTTCGCTCCGATCACCCTGTGACATGGAACGACGATAATGATGGGATTCTTGTTGTTTGCCAGCCCCACGGCGCGGAAACCCTTGGGAGAACCTACTGCTTCAGCAATTTGCCTGTAGCTTCTTGTTTCACCGTAGGGAATATCGAGCAATGCCTCCCAAACACGCTTTTGAAAGGGTGTGCCCTGGGAATCAAGAGGAAGATCGAAGCTCCTTCGTGTTCCTTCAAAATACTCTTTTAGCTCCTCGCCAGCCTTCTTTATAAGATTTGTTTCTTTATTTGTCTCTTCTGCTTTGTCGTAATTCTTTTCCCCGGAAACAAACGATATTTCGGTAATGGCATCTTCCGAAGCAACGATGCGAAGAGTTCCTATCGAAAAATCGTACAGATAATAGTTTCTCATTGTTTCTCCTTTAGCGGTCGAAAAGTGTAGGCAACTTGTTGCGTAATCCTATGTAGCCGCTGAAACGGTACTCATCGTTTATTGCCATGGAGATCTGAGCTTCTCCGATGATCGTATTGACAATGATCCCAAGCGCTGCACCACTATAGTATAAAGGATCTTCTCCTATGTCGGACCAATCCTCTTTCCATGATACTCCTCCGCTTGCCGCAAGCTGTGCATAGATTTCATTGCCGAAGCCCAGGGGAAGGTTGCCGATTTGGCGACGGACTCTCAACCCTGTTGCAAAAAGATTTTCCGAGCGAATTTCCTGACGATAATAACCATCCAGGCTTCCTGTTCCGCCCATGGCTGGCAGATCAACGGAGCGGGGGGTGCCGTGAAGCAAATTCTTGCTCAATGCCCATGGATTGATCACCCACCGTGACGAGGGAGATAAGAAGGCATTGCCTTCGGCATCTATCCTGACAATATCGTTCAATTCCTCTTCCGCACCATAATCGACTTCAATGGATGAATAGATTCCCCGTTTCGGGGTAAGGATACGATCAAGTGTATCTATCGAAAGGCTTCCATTTATACCGTAGCGGCTCCATCCTTCCTGTTCGAATAAACTGTCGCCTATAAAGCGATCCAGATAACGGTATTCTCCGTAGGGTCTAATTGTGATGCCTGCGTGCCCTCGAAAAGGAAGGAGTATTGCGCAATCGCCCCCGAAACGCTGCAGACTGTAGATTGCCGATACCTCGTCATCGTCATAAAAATAGTGGGGATCCTGATGAATGTATCCTCCTATGCTCATAAGTGCATTCCAGAACAGGGCCCTTGCCAAACCTGCTTTAAAGGAAGGCATCTCCGATATCCATGTTTGCACCAAGGCAGCGGTGCGGAGATCATCACTGATAAATGAAATGTAGGCTGCCGACATTTGGGCGTATGAGGCACTGCGTTTCGTTACTGTCCCTTCTATATTCAGGCCAAGGCTTAGGAGCGATCTAGGAATTTGCTGTGGTTCCTCATCAATGATGAGCTGGTAGCCATCATCCTCTTGCAGAAGGCGATACCAGATGTGGGCATAGGAACCATCGTCATATAGGGCGTAGATTTTCTCACGTAGTTCCTTACGCGCAATCTCCTTGGTGATGTTCTGATCCAGATATTCCTTTAAACGATTTCCCCTTTCCTCCGATAACTCTCCATTGATGGTTATGGAGGTGATGTGCAATTTTTGTTCGATATTCACAGGTGGTTTTGGGGCCTCTCTTTTGCTTCTCTGTAGGGCCGAAATCTTCCGTAATTCGGGTAAGAGGGGCTTTGCCGCTTCATAGCCCACAGCCACAAGTTCACTTCCCCGTTCAAAGTCGGCAGCCGTAAATCCCTGGAGATCAGGGGCGATGATAAGATCCGCTGCGGAAAGGCTCTCTTGTATCCGTTCCCTGATGCGAATCTGGTCGGCTTGCGAGCTCACAGCAGCGATGGTTTTCAACTCTTCGATGTCGTTTTTTAATCCCCCAAGTGGGACTACGATGATAATATCGGCTCCCATGGCCTTTGCAACCTGGGAAGGTGTATTGTCCGCCCAACCTCCATCGATGAGGTACCGCCCCTTGTATTCAATTGGGGTGAAGATTCCCGGGACAGCCATGGATGCCCGTATCACCGTTTTTAGATCCCCCTTATCATAGACGACCCGCTCTCCGGTCACAAGATCCGCTGCAACGGCCCTGAATTTTCGGGGAAGGGTATCGAAGTCAAGCTCTGCCGGATACTTCTCCAGAAGACGATCAAGGAGTTCTACAACATGCTGGGCATGAAAGGCGCCGGCCGTTGTGGCCTTTTGCGAAGGGGTGAGTGCAACAGAAAAATGGTAACTTGAATAGAAAGCCTTTTGCCAGTACGGCAACTTACTCCGGTCGCGTTTGTCGAAAAAGGTATCCTTCCAGTCGTTCGTCGTGACCAACGTTTCCATCTCTTCGGCGTCATAACCTGCCGAATAAAGGGCGCCTACAATACTGCCGATACTGGCGCCTATGACAATGTCGGGGTCGACTCCGGCCTCTTCAATGGCTCTAATAACACCGATATGGGCAAAGCCAAGGGCACCTCCACCGGCTAAGACAAGGGCAACGCTTGGAGAATCGCCATCATCCGTCTGCCGTATCTGACTTTGGGCCGCGGCATGGAACATAAACGTGCTGAGAAGGAGGACGAGTATGAATGGCTTTTTCATGTATCATATTGTAGGTATTTTCCGTGTTATATTCTATCCCTTTTTGTTTGATGTGCAGATTGAGGGCGGTGAGGGGAGGATGACCACCAATATTCGTAACACTACACAAGAAAAGCCTTGCACCTCCTCCGATACCAACGGTACACTCAATATGCTGGTAGAATATGCAATAATGAAACATATCTCAAAGAAGGAGAAAATGGTGGAAGAAGAGTCTCGAGTTGAACAACGCAAACGAGCGACGCGCGACCGTATTCTAAGAATTTGTGAAGAACTGTTTATCCTCGAAAACGATTACGACAATGTAACCATGAGGGAGATCGCCCGCAGGGCAAAAGTGAGTGTTGGTGCCCTCTATCTTCATTTCAAAACAAAGGAAGATATTCTGGCAACCTTGATTGCCGGATTTACGACAAAGCAGCGGGAGGATTTGGAAGCCGCTGTTCCCAAAGATGGCAACGGTGCACAACAGCTCGATAAACTGCTTAACTTTTTCGACCAGCTGTGCAGTAATCCGAGGTTCGCTTTATACAGTCAGCTTCCTCTGCTTCATTTGCAAAATGGCCAAGCGATTGCAAATGCCATCCGACAAACCATTATTGATGATATGAACAACTTTGTGGATTTTGTGACTGAAATTTTCCGCGAAGGGAAGGCAGACGGATCTCTCAATTTTGACGTCGATCCCCATTTGGCGGCTGTTACCCTTATCGATGCTAGTGTATCCCTCATGCTTGGTATTACGATGAGAAAGTCTTTTAGTAGCTTGCTTGCCTTTCCTTCCAGTGAATATAACATTGAATCCATTTTTTCGGTCTTTCGGGCCTTTCTGTCGAAGGCAATGATTCTTTCTCATCATAAATCAACAGAAACAGGTTGACGCATGGATTGTTTTTTTTTACCTTTTTGTTGAACATTGTTCATAAATGAACACTGTTCAACAGGAGATAATTCATGAAGATAAAACTGACACTTTTGGGTCTTGTGATGTGTGTTGTGTTCAGTGCTTGTTCCAAAGGAGAAACGGATGGAGCTTCAGAGCAAAGCATTACGCAGATATACAAGGAAGAGGGGTACCCTGTTCGGATTAGGGCCCTTGAACCGGAAAATTTTGCGGTCTATCTAAAATTCCCGGCAGAATTCAAGGCAAGAACTCAGTCTACTGCATATGCCAAAATAAGCGAAGTGGTTCGAGAGATCCGCTTCACGGTTGGTGATTATGTAAAGCGTGATCAGGTTGTTCTTTCCTTTTCTCAGGACAATTCGGCATACCAGCAGGCAAAACTGTCATTTGAGAATGCCCAGTCTGCTTATGATCGGACAAAAAAACTCTATGCCGATGCCGGTGTTTCCCAGCAGGAGTATGATAATGCCAGGACCCAGTACGAACTGGCCCGCGAAGCGTTCAAATCGGCTGGTAAAATGGTCGAAGTTGAGGCTCCCATCAGCGGTTTCATTACCCAGATAGACGTAAGAGAGTCTGCCAATGTTTCCCCTGGGGATCCTCTTTTCACCGTTTCAAACTTAGATGGGTACGAGGCTACTTTTTATGTCACTCCTGTGGATATCGATCAGATCAAGGCTGGAGCAAAGGCCGTTATTGCTACTCAAATCGAGACATTGACCGGACATATTTCAGAAGTTGCCCTCAATATGGATCTTCGGAAAAAAGCTTTTCTCGTAAAGGCATCTTTTGATGGTCAACCCAAAAGTTTGGTGAGTGGAATGAGTGTTGATATTTCTGTTCAGACGTATACCACTGATAAGGCCATTGTCGTTCGGCGAAGCGAGATCAAGCATTCAGGTGGAGAGTGGTTTGCCTTCGTCGCCGATGGAAATAAGGCAGTTCGGCGAAAGCTTACCATCGGCCATGAGCGTAATCTTGAGCTGGAGGTCATCGACGGTTTGTCTCCGGGGGATTTGTTTGTTTCCGAGGGTGGTGACAAGCTTACCGACGGAGCGCTACTGAAGATCATCGATGCCGACGAAAGCAAATAGGGAGTAGCTTATGCACATAGTTGATCTCTCCATTAAGCGCCCCGTTATGATGCTGATGGTGATCTTTGCCCTCATCTTGTTTGGGGGAATGGCGTATATGTCGATGCCAATCAGCCTTTTTCCGAATGTAACGGTTCCTTACATTACAATTCAGACTGTGTATGCGGGAGCAAGTCCCGATGTCATAGAAACCCAGCTTACCAAGAAAATCGAAGATCAGGTCGCTTCGGTCAGCCAGCTTAAATCGCTGACCTCCTATTCGATGGATAGTGTTTCGGTCATTATTGCTGAATTTGAGATCAGCAAGGACGAAAATATCGCGGTACAGGAAGTGAAGGACAAGGTAGAAGTGATCCTTTCTGATCTTCCCGACGATGCAGAACGGCCTAAGATTTCAAAGGTCGATTTTTCAAGTGCCATGCCGGTAATGAATATCGTCCTAGAGGGTGATATGGAACCCTCGGAGCTCTATACATTCGGAAGCACCACGGTCAGTGATAGTTTTGCTCAGGTTTCCGGTGTTTCGTCGGTTGATCTTTCAGGTGGGCAAAAGCGGGAAATCAGGGTTGCGTTTGATCGATCCACGGTCTTTTCCCACATGGTCCCTCTTTCGCAGGTTGCCGGAATCCTGGGGGCGGCTAGTATTGATCTTCCCGGTGGAAATTTCCAGTTGGACGATCAGGACATTCCCGTCCGGCTGGAAGGGGAGTTTAATGATCTCGATCAGATTCGAAATCTGGATATCCCCACGGGAACAGGGACCTTCAAACTGCGTCAGCTTGCCGAAGTAGAAGATTCCAGTGAGGATGTTAGGGTTCGGACGGTTTTGCTGGACCAGAAGGCCGGTACACGGGAAGAGAATGCAATATTGCTTAGTGTGGTGAAAAATCCCAGCGCCAATACCGTTGATGTCGTCGACGGCGTCATGGAGAAGATCAAAGAAATTGAATCTTTGCATTCCGGGATACATCTGAAGGTCGTAAAAGAAGATGCTACCTATGTTCGCGACTCGGTGAGCGGAACCTTGATGAATGTCTATTTGGGGATCATCTTTACTGGTCTTGTTCTTCTTTTCTTTCTTCATGATCTTCGTTCTACCCTGATTGTTGTCCTGGCCATGCCCTTTTCGATCGTCTCTACCTTTCTCGTCATGAAAGCGGCGGGCATAAGTCTCAATATGTTGTCTCTCATGGGACTTTCCAGTTCTATTGGTACCCTGGTAGCCAATTCGGTGGTTGTACTTGAAAATATCTTTCGACACAAAGAGCTTGGTCATGATCGTCTCAATTCTGCATCTTTAGGTTCGAAAGAAGTTACCGTGGCCGTGTTCGCTTCGACCTTGACCAACGTCGCGGTATTTGTACCTCTCGGTTCCATGTCGGGAATGATGGGCAAGATCCTCGCCAACTTTGCTTACACCATTGTAATTGCGACGTTGTTTTCGTTTTTTGTTTCATTTACCTTAACGCCGATGATGGCATCCCGAATTCTTCCGGAAAAGGCAAAAAAAGAACTTCCCATAAGCAAAGCACTGGAGGCCATGTTTCGGAGATGGGAAGAGTCTTACGGAAGGATACTTGGAGGAATACTGAAGAATAAGGGACGCAGTGCCCTGGTCGTATTTTTTGTTATTGCCTTGTTTGGCTTCAGTATGCATTTAGGTGGGCATCTCAAATTTGAGAATCTGCCGCAGTCGGATGGCGGTAAAATTCAGGTGGATGTCGACCTCCCTCAGGGGTATGGTCTTGAGTCCACTGCCTCGGTACTGACGGAACTTGAGGGGCGTCTTAGCGGCCATCCCGAGATCGAATCGATATTGACGACATTGGGAAGCCAGGGGTCTATAGACCAGGATGTGAGCGTTGCACAGATGACCGTCTATCTGGTCCCGAAAGCAGAGCGTAGTCACAGCAACGCCGTTATGGCCTCTCAATTCGCCAATGAACTTGCCGATATTCCCGGTGTAACTATCAGGGTCTCGCCGGTCAGTGAGACCGACAGTAGTGGCGGTTCTTCGGTTGTCGATCTTTATCTCAAGGGGCCTGATCTCACTGTTCTTCAGGAAACGGCCGAAGAGGTTGAATCCGTGATGGAATCGATCGAAGGTGTGTCCAATGTGGCCTTAAGTTCGAAGGCCGGAAAGCCTGAGCTGATTTTTCGGCCGAAACGCAAGCAGATTTCCGAAGACGGTATTTCTGTCCAGCAGGTGGCTATTTCCTTACGGGCCGCCGTAGACGGCATTGTTGCGACTAGTTACAAAGACGCAGGTGAGGAATACGATATTCTCGTCACGATGGCCGACAGCGAATTTACGGATATCGACGACCTTAAGAATATTCCCATCTCTTCAGCAGCAGGCGTTTATCCTCTTTCGCGGTATGCAAATGTTTCCTTCGGTGAGGGGAATAGTAAAATCATGCGTTATAATCGGTTACGTACAATAGAAATTACGGCCGACAACCTTCCCGGTTATGCCGGAGGCACACTCGTAAATGAGATCATGGCTGCTATAGAACAAGTCGATCTTCCCCCCGGTTACAGCATCGATCAAGGCGGTAGTACCGAAATGCTCAATGAAACCGTTCATGATCTCATTGTGGTCTTTTTCATTGCCGTGCTCCTGACCTATATGCTTTTGGCGGCAATCCTTGAAAGTTTTGTTCAGCCTTTGTTCATTCTTTCTACCGTTCCTCTTTCCATGATCGGTATCGTTTTGATTTGTCTTGCTACCGGGACCGTGCTCAATGTTGTGGCAATGCTCGGTATCATCATGTTGGTCGGCATCGTGGTGAACAACGCGATCCTTATCCTTGATTATTACAATCAGCTTAAGGCAAAAGGGAAGAGTACCCACGATGCCTTGTTGGAAGCCTCGGTCGTGAAGCTGAAGCCGGTTCTTATGAGCAATATTGCGATTGTGCTTGGTATGCTTCCTATGGCATTGGGGATCGGGGGATCGGGTGCCGAAATGCGTCAGCCCATGGGCATTGTCATTGTCGGGGGTATCATCTCCGCCATGTTCCTGACCCTTTTTCTCCTTCCCGCCCTTGAGTTTCTGGCCTCCCACCGATCCGGTGCTTCCTCAGCCCCCCTTCCGGCGTCAACAGAACAGAGAGGAGAATAATAGCGATGAGACGCATATTTTTGTATACATTATTAATGACAATAATGCTGGTCGGGGGATCTTTGCCGCTTTTTGCCCTCGATTACGACCTTGCCTCCTATTTGGAGAAGGTCGAAACCGATAACCGTGATCTTGAGCTCTCCAGGCAAAGGGTTGCCTCTGCACTGGAGAGCATAAAACAGGCACGTTCTGCCCTTTTGCCAACAATTGCCCTTGCCGGCGGTTATACGCGGAACTTTACCGACGTTGAACAGTCGACTGCCGTCGGCGCCGATACTTCTGCATCGCCGCTTGGTGCTGTTTCGCCCCTTGTCTATCAGGATGTCGACACCAATTTCGACAATGAAATGACTCTTGCGGCCAGCGTTAGCCAGAAAATCATCGATCCCGAGGCAACGGCTCGCTATGCGCAGGCAAAAAGAAATAGCCTCATACAGACAAGTGCCGATGATTATACCAGGAAAAGTATTCTGACGGCTGCGAAAAAATTGTATGCCCAGACCCAGCTCGCCTTTGCAGTTGCACAGGTGAGGGAAGAGTCTGCCGAGACATCCAAAGAGGTCTACGACAATATTGAGAAAAAATACAAGGCCGGTGTCTCTACGGAGCTTGACTTGAGAATGGCGGAGGTGGATTGGAAAAATGCCGTTACCCAGACAGCGGAAGCGAATAAGAATGCACAACTTGCCCTGATGTCACTGAAGACGCTTGCCGGGATTCCCCAGGAGGAAGATGTGCATTTGATTGAAAAGATCGATGTGCTTCCCGAGCTGCCGGAAATTCCAGAGCTCGGGGGTGTGCTTTCCTCCCGCTCCGATTATCAGGCCCAACTCTTAAGCCGCGATATTGCGGATATTGCCTACAAATCCGCTCTTGCCTCGTATCTGCCGAGTATCAGCGGCAGTCTGACCTATGCGTATGGTGGTTATGGAAACGATTCGCTGAATGGTGATTATGATTATACCAGTGTACAGCTGGGGGTGAAGATAAGCCTTCCGGTATTTACCGGGGGCTATCGTCAGTCACTTGTTGAAAGCGCAAGGATCCAAAAGACCAATTCCGCGGTTGAGATCATGAAAAGTCAGGATAAGATAGAGCAGGAGCTCTCTTCCCTGCATTTGCAGATGGAGGAGGCCAGAAAACGGCTTGATTCGGCCCATGCTTTGGTTGAAGCCTCGAGTCGGGCCGCATCCCTTGCCCGAACGGCGCTGTCCAGCGGCTTGGGAACCCAGCTTGCCGTGTCCCAGGCTACTTCGAATCTTGCCCAGGCTCAGGTAGGCCTGCAAAACGCTATCTACACCTATCGCGCCCTCTATTACGACTGGCAGCTTGCAACCGGCAATTGAGTCTTGATGTTTGTCTGTTTTGAAAAACGTATCGTTCTTACGTTACCGGGGAAGGGGGTATCTCCTTTCCCGGTATTATTATCGTGATTCTACCTGGACACGCAGACGTCGTTTAATGTTGTCGATATGCTCCATGCAGGATACCTGGGCAACCTCTCGGCTTCCGCTTGCAATGGCATCGACGATGGCCTCATGTTCGTCGGCAATGACACGGGGATCGAGATAGTCATCCTGACTCAATCGAATTTCTTCGCGCATAAAAGCCCTGAGGGTCGAATATATCGACGTGAATATCTCGTTTCCACCGCTTTTAATTATGCTATTATGGAATTCGTAGTCGGCATCGATTCGGGATTCTTCCCGTGGCGTGCTGCCCGTCGCCCTCATCTGCCCGATGAGCTCGCGTAATTGTTCCAGTGTGGCGATTGCCTCCTGGTGACCGGCTGCAACGCTTTCGGATAGTTTGAGCGTACTCCATAACTCCAGTGCGCCGCGGATATCAATGAGTTCGTGCAGTTCGTGAGAGCCAAGCAATACCGACCAGGTAAGGGCCTCTGTCGAGATTGAGGTGTGATCACAGAGATAGGTGCCTCGTGCGGTCCTCGATTCGAGGATCCCGAGGTAATTGAAGATTTTGATCGCCTCCCGAATAGAGGAACGACCAATGCCAAATTGCTCCGCCAGCTGCTGTTCGGTCGGGATCTTATCTCCCGGCCGATATGCGCCGCTGGCTATCATCCGGCGAATGTGCTCCATTACCTGAGCTACTACTGTTCGTTGCCGTATTTTGTCATCGCCGTCATTCATTATATTTGTATGATAATCGAATCTATTATTTTTGACCACAGCTTTTCTCCTGATGCCGAGATTTTTGTAGACATTTTTGTATTAGTATAATATCATAATTTCAGACAAAGTTGAAATCTCGAATGAAAGGAGTTTCCGGCATGCTGCAGGAAAGCGAGCACGAAGCGTTGAAACGGAAGGCTTTGGAAATTAGAAAGCTGACCATTGATGAAATTGGATACCTGGGGGTCGGCCATATCGGCGGGGCGATGTCTGTCGTCGAGGTTCTCACCCTTTTGTACGAAAAGTGGCTGAGGATCGATCCCTCCGATCCGAAAAAAGAAGAGAGGGACAGAGTAGTCCTTTCCAAGGGCCATGCAGGGCCCGCCCTTTATGCCGTGTTGGCCGATAAGGGCTATTTCCCTATGGAATGGCTTCATACCCTGAATAAGGGGGGGACACGGCTCCCGAGCCATTGTGACATGAAATTGACCCCGGGAATCGACTTTTCCACCGGTAGCCTTGGACAGGGCTCCAGTGCGGCCGTGGGGATTGCCCTCGGTCAAAAACTGCGTAAGCAGGAGTCGAGGACCTTCTTAATTCTTGGTGATGGTGAGAGCCAGGAGGGGCAGGTTTGGGAAGCCGCGATGTTTGCCGCTCATTACCACCTTGACAACCTCATCGCCTTTACCGACTACAATAAGCAACAGCTTGACGGCATGACCGGTGATATTATGAGCATAGACGACATCACCACAAAATATAACGGCTTCGGCTGGCATGTTCAGCGTGTGGATGGCCACTGTTTTCCTTCCATCAATCGGGCAATCGAGCGGGCCGTGGAAGAGAAGGGCAGACCCCACATGATCGTTTTGGACACCCTGAAGAGTAAGGGCTTTATTCCCGGAGAAGGGGTTCTTTCTAATCACAATATGAGCTTTTCCTATGAAACGGCAAAAGAAGCGATCGCCGAGCTCGAGCGGCGGGAAGGAGCTGCTAAATGAAACCCTTTGATGAGTATAAAGATATGCGGGCCGTCTATGCCGATACCTTAGTCGAGCTTGCTGCCGAAAATCCCAATATTCTTGTTCTTGAGGCCGATCTCATGGCTGCCAGTGGGACCAAGGCCTTTCGGGATGCCTATCCTGATCGTCTTCTGAATGCAGG includes these proteins:
- the modA gene encoding molybdate ABC transporter substrate-binding protein, yielding MKKKALSLLVLLVGVTMLLSAGGQKESAKPSAAETSPVVVFNAASTTDLVNDIADLFAEATGIAVESNPASSGTLAHQLEQGAEADVYISASKKWMDFTKDLGITEEVCPFVKNRLVLIAPLDSPMEPFELTGNTDFPAIFKGRLSMGDPAHVPAGKYAEDALKYYGWYDTLTDRIQPAADVRAALMVVELGETELGIVYETDAMKSQKVKIVSRFPEESHEPIEYFVAYLKESNAAGKQFYDFLFENEKVGELYKKYGFSISK
- a CDS encoding methylated-DNA--[protein]-cysteine S-methyltransferase, with protein sequence MRNYYLYDFSIGTLRIVASEDAITEISFVSGEKNYDKAEETNKETNLIKKAGEELKEYFEGTRRSFDLPLDSQGTPFQKRVWEALLDIPYGETRSYRQIAEAVGSPKGFRAVGLANNKNPIIIVVPCHRVIGANGSLVGYGAGLEVKDQLLRLEHTYLTRQQELL
- a CDS encoding patatin-like phospholipase family protein, which codes for MKKPFILVLLLSTFMFHAAAQSQIRQTDDGDSPSVALVLAGGGALGFAHIGVIRAIEEAGVDPDIVIGASIGSIVGALYSAGYDAEEMETLVTTNDWKDTFFDKRDRSKLPYWQKAFYSSYHFSVALTPSQKATTAGAFHAQHVVELLDRLLEKYPAELDFDTLPRKFRAVAADLVTGERVVYDKGDLKTVIRASMAVPGIFTPIEYKGRYLIDGGWADNTPSQVAKAMGADIIIVVPLGGLKNDIEELKTIAAVSSQADQIRIRERIQESLSAADLIIAPDLQGFTAADFERGSELVAVGYEAAKPLLPELRKISALQRSKREAPKPPVNIEQKLHITSITINGELSEERGNRLKEYLDQNITKEIARKELREKIYALYDDGSYAHIWYRLLQEDDGYQLIIDEEPQQIPRSLLSLGLNIEGTVTKRSASYAQMSAAYISFISDDLRTAALVQTWISEMPSFKAGLARALFWNALMSIGGYIHQDPHYFYDDDEVSAIYSLQRFGGDCAILLPFRGHAGITIRPYGEYRYLDRFIGDSLFEQEGWSRYGINGSLSIDTLDRILTPKRGIYSSIEVDYGAEEELNDIVRIDAEGNAFLSPSSRWVINPWALSKNLLHGTPRSVDLPAMGGTGSLDGYYRQEIRSENLFATGLRVRRQIGNLPLGFGNEIYAQLAASGGVSWKEDWSDIGEDPLYYSGAALGIIVNTIIGEAQISMAINDEYRFSGYIGLRNKLPTLFDR
- a CDS encoding TetR/AcrR family transcriptional regulator, with the translated sequence MNGFFMYHIVGIFRVIFYPFLFDVQIEGGEGRMTTNIRNTTQEKPCTSSDTNGTLNMLVEYAIMKHISKKEKMVEEESRVEQRKRATRDRILRICEELFILENDYDNVTMREIARRAKVSVGALYLHFKTKEDILATLIAGFTTKQREDLEAAVPKDGNGAQQLDKLLNFFDQLCSNPRFALYSQLPLLHLQNGQAIANAIRQTIIDDMNNFVDFVTEIFREGKADGSLNFDVDPHLAAVTLIDASVSLMLGITMRKSFSSLLAFPSSEYNIESIFSVFRAFLSKAMILSHHKSTETG
- a CDS encoding efflux RND transporter periplasmic adaptor subunit — encoded protein: MKIKLTLLGLVMCVVFSACSKGETDGASEQSITQIYKEEGYPVRIRALEPENFAVYLKFPAEFKARTQSTAYAKISEVVREIRFTVGDYVKRDQVVLSFSQDNSAYQQAKLSFENAQSAYDRTKKLYADAGVSQQEYDNARTQYELAREAFKSAGKMVEVEAPISGFITQIDVRESANVSPGDPLFTVSNLDGYEATFYVTPVDIDQIKAGAKAVIATQIETLTGHISEVALNMDLRKKAFLVKASFDGQPKSLVSGMSVDISVQTYTTDKAIVVRRSEIKHSGGEWFAFVADGNKAVRRKLTIGHERNLELEVIDGLSPGDLFVSEGGDKLTDGALLKIIDADESK
- a CDS encoding efflux RND transporter permease subunit, giving the protein MHIVDLSIKRPVMMLMVIFALILFGGMAYMSMPISLFPNVTVPYITIQTVYAGASPDVIETQLTKKIEDQVASVSQLKSLTSYSMDSVSVIIAEFEISKDENIAVQEVKDKVEVILSDLPDDAERPKISKVDFSSAMPVMNIVLEGDMEPSELYTFGSTTVSDSFAQVSGVSSVDLSGGQKREIRVAFDRSTVFSHMVPLSQVAGILGAASIDLPGGNFQLDDQDIPVRLEGEFNDLDQIRNLDIPTGTGTFKLRQLAEVEDSSEDVRVRTVLLDQKAGTREENAILLSVVKNPSANTVDVVDGVMEKIKEIESLHSGIHLKVVKEDATYVRDSVSGTLMNVYLGIIFTGLVLLFFLHDLRSTLIVVLAMPFSIVSTFLVMKAAGISLNMLSLMGLSSSIGTLVANSVVVLENIFRHKELGHDRLNSASLGSKEVTVAVFASTLTNVAVFVPLGSMSGMMGKILANFAYTIVIATLFSFFVSFTLTPMMASRILPEKAKKELPISKALEAMFRRWEESYGRILGGILKNKGRSALVVFFVIALFGFSMHLGGHLKFENLPQSDGGKIQVDVDLPQGYGLESTASVLTELEGRLSGHPEIESILTTLGSQGSIDQDVSVAQMTVYLVPKAERSHSNAVMASQFANELADIPGVTIRVSPVSETDSSGGSSVVDLYLKGPDLTVLQETAEEVESVMESIEGVSNVALSSKAGKPELIFRPKRKQISEDGISVQQVAISLRAAVDGIVATSYKDAGEEYDILVTMADSEFTDIDDLKNIPISSAAGVYPLSRYANVSFGEGNSKIMRYNRLRTIEITADNLPGYAGGTLVNEIMAAIEQVDLPPGYSIDQGGSTEMLNETVHDLIVVFFIAVLLTYMLLAAILESFVQPLFILSTVPLSMIGIVLICLATGTVLNVVAMLGIIMLVGIVVNNAILILDYYNQLKAKGKSTHDALLEASVVKLKPVLMSNIAIVLGMLPMALGIGGSGAEMRQPMGIVIVGGIISAMFLTLFLLPALEFLASHRSGASSAPLPASTEQRGE
- a CDS encoding TolC family protein; the encoded protein is MRRIFLYTLLMTIMLVGGSLPLFALDYDLASYLEKVETDNRDLELSRQRVASALESIKQARSALLPTIALAGGYTRNFTDVEQSTAVGADTSASPLGAVSPLVYQDVDTNFDNEMTLAASVSQKIIDPEATARYAQAKRNSLIQTSADDYTRKSILTAAKKLYAQTQLAFAVAQVREESAETSKEVYDNIEKKYKAGVSTELDLRMAEVDWKNAVTQTAEANKNAQLALMSLKTLAGIPQEEDVHLIEKIDVLPELPEIPELGGVLSSRSDYQAQLLSRDIADIAYKSALASYLPSISGSLTYAYGGYGNDSLNGDYDYTSVQLGVKISLPVFTGGYRQSLVESARIQKTNSAVEIMKSQDKIEQELSSLHLQMEEARKRLDSAHALVEASSRAASLARTALSSGLGTQLAVSQATSNLAQAQVGLQNAIYTYRALYYDWQLATGN